In one window of Methanoregula sp. DNA:
- a CDS encoding radical SAM protein, whose protein sequence is MNPIAVILDGYVDEPACLGVPPYVSPYIRTVAGALIAHGYAVQYLTIDQLRTDPMRTVELNRANLLVMIAGVTVPGKYLGGTPATLTEIQQVGHMVRGPKKMIGGPIAFGYAAEGGQKAIRQVIGGFDALLTGEPAIALDNYLCGNEPAGALDYSRTDPWSVSGSTIITQHPDYPYVMCELETARGCSHGATGGCSFCTEPFYGQPKYRSIAGIAAEVAALHSHGARHFRVGRQPDILAYGAGAGEYPAPRPELLDQLFSSIRTAAPDLKTLHIDNTNPATIARHEDAGREALRAIIRHHTSGDVAAFGMETADPAVIAANNLKAQPDEVFRAIEIVNEEGGMRRDNVPELLPGLNFVCGLAGETETTYDLNEQFLVRVRDAGLSVRRVNIRQVMPFEGTPAYTNNTLGRHEQRFRAFKEFVRNTIDLPMLQRVFPIGTVLRDVRIEVPGDLSFGRQMGSYPILVGVPLKLPRNTITDAVVVDWGMRSITALPVPVEINTLPASAIRWLPGIGKKKVAAVIAKRPFTGIEAYRKVAGNSAVDGLMRF, encoded by the coding sequence ATGAATCCTATTGCAGTCATCCTTGACGGGTACGTTGACGAGCCGGCCTGCCTTGGGGTTCCCCCCTATGTATCGCCCTACATCCGCACGGTTGCCGGTGCACTTATTGCCCACGGTTACGCGGTGCAGTACCTCACCATCGACCAGCTTCGCACCGATCCGATGCGGACCGTTGAGCTGAACCGGGCGAACCTGCTCGTGATGATTGCCGGTGTCACGGTCCCGGGAAAATACCTGGGCGGCACTCCTGCCACCCTCACCGAGATCCAGCAGGTCGGTCACATGGTACGCGGCCCGAAGAAGATGATCGGCGGGCCGATCGCGTTTGGCTATGCGGCGGAGGGAGGTCAGAAGGCGATCCGGCAGGTGATCGGCGGGTTTGATGCCCTGCTGACCGGAGAGCCGGCCATTGCGCTGGACAACTATCTGTGCGGCAATGAACCGGCAGGAGCGCTCGATTACTCCCGCACGGACCCGTGGAGTGTTTCGGGCAGCACGATCATCACGCAGCATCCCGATTACCCGTACGTGATGTGCGAACTGGAGACCGCACGGGGCTGTTCCCATGGAGCGACCGGCGGCTGCTCGTTCTGCACCGAACCGTTTTACGGCCAGCCGAAGTACCGCAGCATCGCGGGAATTGCGGCGGAGGTTGCAGCACTCCACTCTCACGGTGCCCGGCACTTCCGGGTCGGCCGGCAGCCGGATATTCTCGCGTACGGTGCAGGAGCAGGAGAATATCCCGCTCCCCGCCCGGAACTGCTCGACCAGCTCTTTTCATCGATCCGCACCGCAGCTCCCGATCTAAAAACGCTCCACATCGACAATACGAACCCGGCCACCATTGCCCGGCATGAGGATGCCGGCCGCGAGGCTCTTCGTGCCATCATCCGCCACCACACATCCGGAGATGTTGCTGCATTTGGCATGGAAACCGCTGACCCGGCCGTCATTGCGGCGAACAATCTCAAGGCGCAGCCCGATGAAGTCTTCCGGGCAATTGAAATCGTGAATGAAGAAGGGGGCATGCGCAGGGACAACGTGCCCGAGCTCCTGCCGGGATTAAACTTCGTATGCGGGCTTGCCGGTGAGACTGAAACGACCTATGATCTGAATGAGCAGTTCCTCGTCCGGGTGCGGGATGCCGGCCTGTCCGTCCGGCGGGTGAATATCCGTCAGGTGATGCCGTTTGAGGGTACACCCGCGTACACGAACAACACGCTCGGCAGGCACGAGCAGCGATTCCGGGCGTTTAAGGAGTTTGTCCGGAATACGATCGATCTCCCGATGCTCCAGCGTGTCTTTCCCATCGGTACTGTGCTTCGCGATGTGCGGATCGAAGTTCCGGGAGACCTGTCATTCGGGCGGCAGATGGGATCCTATCCGATCCTGGTCGGGGTTCCGCTTAAGCTGCCCCGGAACACCATCACCGATGCGGTGGTCGTGGACTGGGGGATGCGTTCGATCACGGCATTGCCCGTGCCTGTTGAGATTAACACACTCCCTGCTTCTGCAATCAGGTGGCTGCCCGGTATTGGCAAGAAAAAGGTGGCAGCCGTGATTGCAAAGCGGCCGTTTACCGGGATCGAGGCGTACCGGAAGGTGGCGGGAAACTCAGCGGTGGACGGGCTGATGCGGTTTTAG
- a CDS encoding protease inhibitor I42 family protein gives MDEWHTTGMIVTLAILAVVLSAAGCLGQTYGSGNNGSTIRMAPGDTAVISLAENPSTGFVWNVTTTGDIKITGDGYSSGNPIGELMGMVGSGGSRTWHISIGNDPIQTFSADLRRPGEPVNRTLRSFEITFIVP, from the coding sequence ATGGATGAGTGGCATACAACGGGGATGATCGTAACCCTGGCAATTCTTGCTGTTGTCCTGTCGGCTGCCGGATGCCTTGGACAGACGTATGGCAGCGGGAACAACGGTTCGACAATCCGGATGGCGCCGGGAGATACGGCAGTGATCTCGCTCGCGGAAAACCCTTCTACGGGTTTTGTCTGGAACGTGACGACCACCGGGGATATTAAAATCACCGGGGATGGATACTCATCAGGCAACCCGATAGGAGAACTGATGGGAATGGTCGGCTCGGGTGGTTCCCGCACATGGCACATCTCAATCGGGAATGATCCCATCCAGACGTTTTCCGCTGACCTGCGGCGGCCGGGGGAACCGGTAAACAGGACACTCCGGAGCTTTGAGATTACATTCATAGTTCCCTGA
- a CDS encoding PQQ-binding-like beta-propeller repeat protein, giving the protein MIIPIVIAQEEPSIYSAPVLVSVSGNGQYIVAGSEQGEINFFDKTGTLLWAYPTGKRITDVSMSRNGDFIVVAGVGPIDASNGSVYCFNPHGDLLWQSDPAMGIQEARISSDGTTIIATGYTGPSEANEPVMYSLDQTGNTRWKILKMTGGISGVALSDDGNTIVIGTWGGGGSRDRYDGSVRLFAGNGTMLWKYGTKSWVIGVDISRDGSTIAAIDRDAVYFLNWDGNLLGNYSSRYQTRSVAISADGNFVAAGSQYKVYYFNRSGRLLWDLTDSGYVYSVALSDDGRSVLAGTAPAGKNPKNGTVYSLNGTGTIFWSYPIRGAARSVSTSGSGDVNVVGLWGTGEEKDPSIYVSDQDGKEKKIILNTGYYLSPQARPTPGPSLSQTQQTTTSQPVPLPMTVIFFALILAGCAFTIMKK; this is encoded by the coding sequence ATGATCATCCCGATTGTCATTGCACAGGAAGAGCCGTCGATATACTCTGCCCCTGTACTCGTCTCAGTTTCCGGCAACGGCCAGTATATTGTTGCGGGATCAGAACAGGGGGAAATTAACTTTTTCGACAAGACCGGCACACTCCTCTGGGCGTATCCTACGGGCAAACGAATTACCGATGTCTCGATGTCCCGTAACGGGGATTTTATTGTCGTTGCCGGTGTCGGTCCCATTGATGCATCAAACGGTTCTGTGTATTGTTTCAATCCTCATGGTGACCTGTTATGGCAGTCAGATCCGGCAATGGGTATTCAGGAGGCGCGGATATCCTCAGATGGAACGACAATAATTGCAACCGGCTATACCGGGCCCTCTGAAGCGAACGAACCGGTAATGTATTCTCTGGATCAGACAGGAAATACCCGTTGGAAAATTCTGAAAATGACCGGGGGCATATCCGGTGTTGCGCTGTCAGATGATGGGAATACCATCGTTATCGGGACATGGGGCGGGGGTGGATCCCGGGATCGTTATGATGGGAGTGTCCGGTTGTTTGCAGGAAACGGCACCATGCTCTGGAAATATGGTACCAAATCGTGGGTGATCGGTGTTGACATCTCCCGGGACGGTTCCACAATTGCCGCAATTGATCGGGATGCTGTTTATTTCCTGAACTGGGACGGTAACCTTCTCGGGAATTATTCCAGCCGTTACCAGACCAGAAGTGTGGCGATCTCAGCGGATGGGAATTTTGTTGCTGCGGGTTCCCAGTATAAGGTTTATTATTTCAATCGGAGCGGGAGGCTTTTGTGGGATCTGACGGATTCTGGTTATGTTTACTCCGTAGCATTGTCCGATGATGGCCGGTCAGTACTTGCAGGTACTGCACCTGCGGGAAAAAACCCAAAAAATGGCACCGTGTATTCCCTCAATGGTACTGGAACAATTTTCTGGTCATACCCGATCCGGGGCGCAGCACGGAGCGTTTCGACTTCCGGCAGCGGGGATGTGAATGTTGTGGGACTCTGGGGTACAGGTGAAGAAAAAGACCCGTCAATCTATGTATCCGACCAGGACGGGAAGGAAAAGAAAATAATACTTAACACAGGTTACTATCTCTCACCCCAGGCCCGGCCAACCCCAGGCCCATCTTTATCGCAGACTCAGCAGACCACAACATCCCAACCGGTCCCGCTTCCCATGACCGTTATTTTCTTCGCGCTCATCCTTGCGGGTTGTGCCTTTACAATCATGAAAAAATAA
- a CDS encoding FAD-dependent oxidoreductase, whose protein sequence is MQTHDPQLMGTFALRTSPNHVPEKRAIIFMESRDSVSFMEYQVRVMEVVSHGNFAFSVRFKRPSAFPYLPGQYMFITIGTGSTALTKHLTLSSSPSNAYLEVTKGSTGHPFAEALRALKAGDEVVIRGPFGDFTFHGEYAKVAFIAGGIGITPFWSMMRYATGMRLDTDIRLLCSAKIEPEILFREEMAELSLVNPHLGIITTLTEPGPGWTGRTGRINADMIVQEIPDWQERVFFVSGPPAMVNAMLSVLREMGLTEDRIRSESFPGY, encoded by the coding sequence ATGCAGACCCATGACCCGCAGCTGATGGGGACTTTTGCTCTGCGAACCTCACCCAATCACGTGCCGGAAAAACGGGCAATCATTTTTATGGAATCCCGCGATAGTGTATCCTTCATGGAATACCAGGTCCGGGTGATGGAGGTTGTATCCCACGGGAACTTCGCGTTCTCGGTCAGGTTCAAGCGGCCGTCCGCATTCCCGTACCTGCCGGGCCAGTACATGTTCATCACGATTGGCACCGGCTCCACTGCCCTGACAAAACACCTTACGCTCTCGAGCAGCCCGTCCAATGCGTATCTGGAGGTAACGAAAGGCTCGACCGGCCATCCCTTTGCAGAAGCCTTGCGGGCACTTAAAGCGGGCGACGAGGTGGTGATACGGGGTCCCTTCGGGGACTTTACCTTTCATGGAGAATATGCAAAGGTTGCGTTCATCGCGGGCGGCATCGGCATCACGCCCTTCTGGAGCATGATGCGCTATGCCACCGGGATGCGGCTTGACACCGATATCCGGCTGCTCTGTTCGGCCAAGATCGAGCCGGAGATCCTGTTCCGGGAGGAGATGGCGGAGCTCTCGCTCGTGAACCCGCACCTCGGAATTATCACGACCCTGACGGAACCGGGACCCGGGTGGACAGGGCGAACCGGCAGGATCAATGCTGACATGATCGTGCAGGAGATCCCCGACTGGCAGGAGCGGGTCTTTTTTGTCTCCGGGCCGCCCGCGATGGTCAACGCGATGCTTTCAGTGCTCCGGGAGATGGGCCTGACGGAAGATCGCATACGGTCCGAGTCTTTTCCGGGATACTGA
- a CDS encoding PRC-barrel domain-containing protein — protein MESQITDLFGLQIYTDKGMFVGEVEDVVIDVDSKKIEGVVVGKVNDQLFELKNYKGLKIPYRIISAIDDIVLIRHLPGAFSGSGSGEE, from the coding sequence ATGGAAAGCCAGATTACCGATTTGTTCGGACTCCAGATCTACACCGATAAGGGCATGTTCGTCGGCGAAGTCGAGGATGTTGTCATCGATGTTGACAGCAAGAAGATTGAAGGTGTCGTGGTCGGCAAGGTCAATGACCAGCTCTTCGAGCTCAAGAATTACAAGGGACTCAAGATCCCGTACCGCATCATCAGCGCTATCGATGACATTGTCCTTATCCGTCACCTGCCGGGTGCATTCTCCGGGTCAGGCAGCGGCGAAGAATAA
- a CDS encoding 6-hydroxymethylpterin diphosphokinase MptE-like protein: MEFRDWEPHYCEILAYFGFDRAGDEEAARLLASLLPRDNLLSLAALTCDNPVTVCGNAPCLKDELDKINGVVFAADAAADVLDANGIYPDAVFTDLDGASDRLLALNEEGTIVVVHAHGDNIALLKHWVPRFKGPLVGTTQGTPLPHVHNFGGFSDGDRAVFTAEELGAEQITLIGFDLDDKDVDPVKRGKLIWARKLLALIGHTV, encoded by the coding sequence ATGGAGTTTAGGGACTGGGAACCGCATTACTGCGAGATCCTCGCGTACTTCGGGTTCGACCGTGCCGGTGACGAAGAGGCAGCCCGGCTCCTCGCCTCGCTCCTGCCCCGCGACAATCTGCTCTCCCTTGCAGCCCTGACGTGTGACAACCCGGTTACGGTCTGCGGCAATGCCCCCTGCCTCAAAGACGAGCTGGACAAGATCAATGGCGTAGTCTTTGCCGCTGATGCAGCGGCTGATGTGCTCGATGCAAACGGCATCTATCCCGATGCTGTATTTACCGACCTCGATGGTGCAAGTGACCGGCTTCTTGCGCTGAATGAAGAGGGAACGATCGTGGTCGTGCATGCGCATGGCGATAACATTGCGCTGCTGAAGCACTGGGTGCCACGGTTCAAAGGTCCGCTGGTCGGGACAACGCAGGGCACCCCGCTTCCCCATGTCCACAACTTCGGCGGTTTTTCCGATGGCGACCGGGCGGTCTTTACCGCTGAGGAACTTGGTGCTGAACAGATCACGCTCATCGGTTTTGATCTCGATGACAAGGATGTTGATCCGGTGAAACGCGGAAAGCTCATCTGGGCCAGAAAACTGCTCGCCCTGATCGGTCATACGGTATGA
- a CDS encoding nucleotide-binding protein, which yields MEPDTDPEYAIDQINSFISKIADLQQIDCENPDSEREITKLKINIRGFLRANFKDDDKKLKDLEKDRSSFATRHFLDPTDPVTRQRNYENDLELIKNHLIVYKAELESINYSRRKTVLPTQPKRITKKKLANSPVVKKQTSKEKSLDSRKIFIVHGHDDELKNEVEQYIKSLKLKPIILHKQANLGKTIIEKVEHYSDVDFAIVLLSRDDLAAKYIEYVENFDDLVREPTVEDMKEALEYSVDRYHMNLKHRARQNVIFEWGFFIGKLGRNKVAALCQEKVELPSDNDGLLYTSIDRQGDWKKKLATEINASGIKIDEKYL from the coding sequence GTGGAACCTGATACTGATCCTGAATACGCAATAGATCAAATCAACTCTTTTATCAGTAAAATTGCTGATCTTCAACAAATTGATTGTGAAAACCCAGATAGCGAGAGAGAGATAACCAAATTAAAGATAAATATTAGAGGTTTTCTTCGCGCTAATTTTAAGGATGACGATAAAAAACTTAAAGATCTCGAAAAGGATCGCAGTTCTTTTGCAACAAGACATTTTTTAGATCCGACGGATCCAGTGACAAGACAAAGAAATTATGAAAATGACCTTGAATTAATAAAAAATCATCTAATTGTATATAAAGCGGAATTGGAGTCAATTAATTATTCTAGACGGAAAACTGTGCTACCCACTCAACCAAAACGAATCACAAAAAAAAAATTAGCAAATTCACCCGTTGTAAAAAAACAGACCTCCAAAGAAAAATCTCTTGATAGTCGTAAAATCTTCATTGTTCATGGGCATGATGATGAATTAAAAAATGAAGTTGAACAATATATCAAAAGCCTCAAATTAAAACCAATTATCCTTCACAAACAGGCAAATCTCGGCAAAACAATTATTGAAAAAGTTGAACATTATTCAGATGTCGATTTTGCAATCGTGTTACTTTCACGAGATGATCTTGCGGCGAAATATATTGAGTATGTTGAGAATTTTGATGACCTCGTACGTGAACCTACTGTCGAAGATATGAAGGAAGCATTGGAATATTCAGTTGATAGATATCATATGAACCTCAAACATCGAGCCAGACAAAATGTAATTTTTGAGTGGGGATTTTTTATTGGTAAACTTGGCCGTAATAAGGTTGCAGCATTGTGTCAAGAAAAAGTTGAACTACCCTCTGATAATGATGGCCTTCTTTATACTTCAATTGATAGACAGGGAGATTGGAAGAAAAAACTAGCAACAGAGATTAATGCATCAGGAATAAAAATTGATGAAAAATATCTTTGA
- a CDS encoding DHH family phosphoesterase, with amino-acid sequence MPEPAPFEQPGPTKYCIFGCGTNGYNIILELLKEQERVMVVDKDESRVRHLRDQKYDAYQRDITSSDLLVGLPPFEIAFVMTGDGDANLAAVLTIKKRYPAVQVVARSVDPVNGQKLTAAGAEFVLYPQEVVARSAILQIKKQHSSRISQRLFTLLAGWEGCLGIITHKNPDPDAIASALALAEIAKRANPKSLTTRIFYEGNIGHQENRTFVNLLDIKMEHLTTEAMQQCNFLALVDCSGPGANNDIPPQTKINIVIDHHKDGKHIATQSTFVDIRPGVGATASILTQYLQELDVPVDKRVATALLYGIRTDTKEFKRNVTPQDLNYAGFLLPLTDADLLDKIMSPSMSQETLDVIGKAIQERRIQSGYLFSNVGFVMNRDALPQAADLLITLEGVNTALVYGITDNAIVISARNRDIRLHIGNALSEAFGEMGDAGGHPNMAAAALPLHFFNRVENKEELLKLVIEPILEKFKNLVGLENEDRKNGV; translated from the coding sequence ATGCCTGAACCAGCCCCGTTTGAACAGCCGGGTCCAACAAAATACTGTATTTTCGGCTGCGGCACGAACGGTTACAATATCATCCTTGAACTCCTGAAAGAGCAGGAGCGCGTGATGGTCGTGGACAAGGACGAGTCCCGCGTACGCCATCTCCGCGACCAGAAATACGATGCATACCAGCGCGATATCACCTCATCTGATTTGCTGGTTGGCCTTCCCCCATTCGAGATCGCGTTTGTAATGACCGGTGACGGGGATGCAAACCTCGCCGCAGTCCTGACCATCAAGAAGCGGTACCCTGCCGTGCAGGTTGTCGCCCGCTCGGTTGACCCGGTCAATGGTCAGAAACTCACCGCTGCCGGGGCCGAGTTCGTCCTCTACCCGCAGGAAGTAGTTGCCCGCTCCGCGATTCTCCAGATAAAAAAACAGCATTCCAGCCGGATCTCGCAAAGACTTTTTACCCTGCTTGCCGGCTGGGAAGGGTGTCTGGGGATCATTACCCACAAGAACCCGGACCCTGATGCCATTGCGTCAGCCCTGGCACTCGCAGAGATTGCCAAACGGGCTAACCCCAAGAGCCTCACCACCCGGATCTTCTATGAAGGCAACATCGGCCACCAGGAGAACCGTACGTTTGTCAACCTGCTCGATATCAAGATGGAGCACCTGACCACAGAAGCCATGCAGCAGTGCAACTTCCTGGCGCTCGTGGACTGTTCGGGCCCGGGCGCCAACAACGATATTCCCCCCCAGACGAAGATCAACATTGTCATCGATCACCACAAGGATGGCAAGCATATCGCAACGCAGAGCACCTTTGTCGATATCCGGCCCGGGGTTGGGGCCACCGCAAGCATCCTCACCCAGTACCTGCAGGAGCTCGATGTGCCCGTCGACAAACGCGTTGCCACCGCCCTTCTCTACGGTATCCGCACGGACACCAAGGAGTTCAAGCGCAATGTCACCCCGCAGGATCTCAATTACGCAGGCTTTCTCCTGCCGCTCACCGATGCAGACCTGCTCGACAAGATCATGTCGCCTTCCATGTCGCAGGAGACGCTCGATGTGATCGGTAAGGCGATCCAGGAGCGGAGAATCCAGAGCGGGTACCTCTTCTCTAATGTCGGTTTTGTTATGAACCGCGATGCCCTCCCGCAGGCAGCTGACCTGCTCATCACGCTCGAAGGGGTTAACACGGCGCTGGTCTATGGTATCACCGACAACGCGATCGTGATCTCGGCCCGCAACCGTGACATCCGGCTGCACATCGGCAATGCCCTGTCCGAAGCGTTCGGGGAGATGGGCGATGCCGGCGGCCACCCGAACATGGCGGCAGCTGCGCTTCCGCTCCACTTCTTTAACCGGGTGGAGAACAAGGAAGAACTGCTCAAACTCGTGATCGAACCGATCCTCGAGAAGTTCAAGAACCTCGTCGGACTGGAGAACGAGGACCGGAAGAATGGAGTTTAG
- a CDS encoding CBS domain-containing protein — protein sequence MDGSFRIGRLFGIPILIHYTFLLVIPLFAWIIGTEILITAGMLKDIFTVPIDTSIITSGLTPWILGVIIALGLFAGVLVHELAHSVVALHKGIAINSITLMIFGGIAQMEEGTPDPKIELPMALVGPVASLILGIVCCGLVYAAPSVTTNPGMQGVWIFVLGYLGILNIILCAFNLIPAFPMDGGRVLRAWLATRMPLHRATKIAADIGKGFAIIFGIIGLVTFSPFLILIALFIYIGANAESTAVKYSHLLQNVTVGDMMSTPVTTVPPTMPLSTVIGMMYSSKHLGFPVVERDTLVGMITLADVNRTSSIDRDAMQVRDIMTRDLITLPPEAPVIDALRIMSAQDFGRIPVVVDGKILGIVTRTDILKVTELKQI from the coding sequence ATGGACGGATCGTTTCGGATCGGGCGCTTATTCGGGATTCCGATCCTGATCCATTATACCTTCCTGCTGGTCATTCCGCTCTTTGCCTGGATTATCGGCACCGAGATCCTGATCACCGCAGGAATGCTCAAAGATATCTTTACAGTACCGATAGACACCTCAATCATCACCAGCGGGTTGACACCATGGATCCTGGGAGTTATTATCGCACTCGGACTCTTTGCCGGCGTTCTGGTGCATGAGCTTGCCCATTCGGTGGTTGCGTTGCATAAAGGCATCGCGATCAACAGTATCACCCTCATGATCTTCGGTGGCATCGCACAGATGGAGGAGGGGACACCGGATCCCAAAATCGAGCTTCCGATGGCGCTTGTCGGGCCGGTTGCGAGCCTGATCCTCGGGATCGTCTGCTGCGGGCTGGTCTATGCTGCGCCGTCAGTGACTACAAACCCGGGGATGCAGGGGGTATGGATCTTTGTCCTGGGTTATCTCGGCATACTCAATATCATCCTATGCGCCTTCAATCTCATTCCGGCCTTTCCCATGGATGGTGGCAGGGTGCTCCGGGCATGGCTGGCAACGAGGATGCCGCTCCACCGGGCCACAAAAATTGCCGCTGATATCGGTAAGGGATTTGCGATTATCTTTGGCATCATCGGGCTCGTAACCTTCTCCCCGTTCCTGATCCTCATCGCGCTCTTCATCTACATCGGTGCAAATGCAGAGTCAACAGCGGTGAAGTACAGCCACCTGTTGCAGAATGTGACCGTGGGCGACATGATGAGCACCCCGGTGACCACCGTTCCGCCAACCATGCCCTTAAGCACGGTGATTGGCATGATGTATTCCAGCAAGCATCTCGGTTTTCCGGTAGTCGAGCGGGATACCCTTGTCGGCATGATAACCCTTGCAGATGTAAACCGCACGTCGTCCATTGACCGGGACGCGATGCAGGTACGCGATATCATGACCCGGGACCTGATCACGCTCCCGCCGGAAGCGCCGGTGATCGATGCGCTCAGGATCATGTCAGCACAGGATTTCGGCAGGATTCCGGTCGTGGTGGATGGGAAGATCCTCGGGATCGTGACCCGGACGGATATCCTGAAAGTGACTGAATTGAAGCAGATTTAG
- a CDS encoding tRNA(His) guanylyltransferase Thg1 family protein has product MENRELFSNLTTIPPIFVRLDGRAFHRLTETLGLEKPFDEFFNTSMCTVCTSLLSESGLNPDFAFTFSDEISLYFTQLPFNGRVEKIDSVSASFAASSLTLALGGTTLVSFDARVIPATPAFALEYLANRQNEAWRNHINGYCQQVLIEEGMNGKKAAEHLKGLPSKALHDMMHVRGFNLAMTPAWQRRGVMVYKKLTEKEGFNPITEETVVAERSAVTVDKDLPLFTSEEGKVFLRKLLGGV; this is encoded by the coding sequence ATGGAAAACCGCGAACTCTTTTCAAATCTTACGACCATTCCCCCCATTTTCGTGCGGCTTGACGGGCGGGCATTCCACCGGCTGACCGAAACGCTAGGTCTCGAAAAACCGTTCGATGAGTTTTTCAATACCTCGATGTGCACGGTCTGCACCTCGCTCCTTTCAGAAAGCGGCCTGAATCCTGATTTTGCATTCACGTTCTCCGATGAGATCAGCCTGTATTTCACCCAGCTTCCGTTCAATGGCAGGGTGGAAAAGATCGATTCCGTATCAGCATCGTTTGCGGCAAGCTCGCTCACTCTGGCGCTGGGAGGCACAACGCTGGTCTCATTCGATGCACGGGTGATCCCGGCAACCCCGGCATTTGCCCTGGAATACTTAGCCAACCGGCAGAACGAGGCATGGCGCAACCATATCAACGGTTACTGCCAGCAGGTGCTGATCGAAGAAGGGATGAACGGAAAGAAAGCCGCTGAGCATCTCAAGGGCCTGCCCTCAAAAGCACTTCATGACATGATGCATGTGCGGGGGTTCAATCTCGCGATGACACCGGCATGGCAGCGCCGGGGTGTGATGGTATACAAGAAGCTCACCGAGAAGGAGGGGTTCAACCCGATCACGGAAGAGACCGTGGTTGCCGAGCGGAGTGCAGTCACGGTGGACAAGGATCTTCCGCTGTTTACCAGTGAGGAAGGAAAGGTGTTTCTGCGGAAATTGTTGGGCGGGGTGTGA